The genomic interval CCGCTTGACCTTTTTCTTGGTCAAAATATGATTTTTATGCGACTGGCGATGCCTAAATTTGCCCGATGCCGTGCGCTTAAACCGCTTGGCCGCACCGCGATTCGATTTCATCTTTGGCATCCCTACTACTCCATGTTTAACCGCAGCATTACTAACGGGCCCTGCAAACGCAACTGCAACGTGTCATCTCTTGTCCTGCTCATCTCTTCGGTCCAAGTATCATCACCATCTGCCGACGCTCCATCTTAGAATACTGTTCGACAGCGCCATACTCTGCGAGATCTGCCTCAATCCGTTGTAGCATTTTCGAGCCAAGTTCCTGGTGCGCTAACTCGCGGCCCCTGAAACGCAGTGTTACCTTTACTTTATCTCCATGCGTAAGAAAACGTATCAGATTGCGTAATTTGATCTGATAATCCGCTTCATCTGTCCCCGGCCGGAATTTTACTTCTTTAACCTGTATCTGCTTTTGTTTCTTTTTTGCTGACTGCCGCTTTTTGTT from Gammaproteobacteria bacterium carries:
- the rpmI gene encoding 50S ribosomal protein L35, translating into MPKMKSNRGAAKRFKRTASGKFRHRQSHKNHILTKKKVKRKRQLRPLIALSDNDEKAVRRLLPYT
- the infC gene encoding translation initiation factor IF-3, whose protein sequence is MAAGKKTRLNEQITSAEVRVIGSDGEQVGIVPLEQALQIADEAELDLVEIVPNVDPPVCRVMDYGKYLFDENKKRQSAKKKQKQIQVKEVKFRPGTDEADYQIKLRNLIRFLTHGDKVKVTLRFRGRELAHQELGSKMLQRIEADLAEYGAVEQYSKMERRQMVMILGPKR